Proteins encoded within one genomic window of Nonomuraea gerenzanensis:
- a CDS encoding pectate lyase, with protein MREQERFGRRLAVVLATGLLATGGLVVALNGTASAAPANGDYTLVNSSSGLCATVPGQSTGDGVQLTQSTCSGGAGQVFTLTASGSAFQIKAQHSGKCAGVRDASTSAGKAVQQEGCTGAASQTWQLTASGSAYRVVNSNGGKCLNVKDNSTASGALLQQNSCDSAATKQWTLRAAGGSGPDPTPTPTPTPTVTPTSGGGDGSGPWPTATGSVKLADTQQVTNFDGGMKSYYGIGDGGQSESQDPMFEVANGGTIQNVIIDAPAGDGIHCLGSCTIRNVWWNDVGEDAATFMSSNSSATYLVDGGGAKSGSDKVFQHNGAGTVTIKNFQVHSSGKLYRACGNCSSSYQRHVRMEGVTARSTKVLAGINTNWGDTARFSRITVYGSAVICEKYRGVPKGSEPTKIGEGADGVNCIYSPSDITWR; from the coding sequence GTGCGCGAACAGGAACGATTCGGCAGAAGGCTGGCGGTCGTGCTGGCCACCGGCCTCCTCGCGACCGGAGGACTGGTGGTCGCGCTCAACGGCACCGCCTCGGCCGCCCCGGCCAACGGCGACTACACGCTCGTCAACTCGAGCAGCGGGCTGTGCGCCACCGTACCCGGCCAGAGCACCGGCGACGGCGTCCAGCTCACCCAGAGCACCTGCTCGGGCGGCGCCGGGCAGGTCTTCACCCTCACCGCCTCCGGCAGCGCCTTCCAGATCAAGGCCCAGCACAGCGGCAAGTGCGCGGGCGTGCGCGACGCCTCCACCTCCGCGGGCAAGGCCGTCCAGCAGGAGGGCTGCACCGGGGCCGCCTCGCAGACCTGGCAGCTCACGGCGTCCGGGTCCGCCTACCGGGTGGTCAACTCCAACGGCGGCAAGTGCCTCAACGTCAAGGACAACTCCACCGCGTCCGGCGCGCTTCTGCAGCAGAACTCCTGCGACTCGGCCGCCACCAAGCAGTGGACGCTGCGGGCCGCCGGCGGCTCCGGCCCCGACCCCACGCCGACGCCCACGCCCACGCCGACCGTCACCCCGACCAGCGGCGGCGGGGACGGCAGCGGCCCCTGGCCGACCGCCACGGGCAGCGTCAAGCTCGCCGACACCCAGCAGGTCACCAACTTCGACGGTGGCATGAAGAGCTACTACGGCATCGGCGACGGCGGCCAGAGCGAGAGCCAGGACCCGATGTTCGAGGTCGCCAACGGCGGCACGATCCAGAACGTGATCATCGACGCCCCCGCCGGTGACGGCATCCACTGCCTCGGCTCGTGCACCATCCGCAACGTGTGGTGGAACGACGTCGGCGAGGACGCCGCCACGTTCATGAGCTCCAACTCCTCGGCGACCTACCTGGTGGACGGCGGCGGCGCCAAGTCCGGCTCCGACAAGGTCTTCCAGCACAACGGCGCCGGCACCGTCACCATCAAGAACTTCCAGGTGCACAGCTCAGGCAAGCTCTACCGGGCCTGCGGCAACTGCTCCTCCTCCTACCAGCGGCACGTGCGGATGGAGGGCGTCACCGCCCGCTCCACCAAGGTGCTGGCCGGCATCAACACCAACTGGGGCGACACCGCGCGCTTCAGCCGGATCACGGTGTACGGCAGCGCGGTCATCTGCGAGAAGTACCGTGGCGTGCCGAAGGGCAGCGAGCCCACCAAGATCGGTGAAGGCGCCGACGGGGTGAACTGCATCTACTCCCCGTCCGACATCACCTGGCGCTGA
- the sigJ gene encoding RNA polymerase sigma factor SigJ — translation MEQTQTQESRASRLFAGHRELLFSIVYNMLGTVGDTEDVLQETWLAWSAKDLETIENHRAYLVRIAVNQALAHQSALRRRKETYLGPWLPEPLATDAADPAVRAESVSIAMLVVLETLTPLERAVFVLHEVFAYRHTEIAGMIDRSPAAVRQIAHRAREHVQARRPRARIDRRTHQAVTERFVEAAFGGDLGALMELLAPDVTLWPDGGGKSAVGGPRPIRGRDKVARTIVAGTRHNQDVELRYQQVNGDPSVVLLSEEGPFAVMVLDLTADGEQVRDVYVLSNPDKLASIPE, via the coding sequence ATGGAGCAGACGCAGACACAGGAGAGCAGGGCCTCCCGGTTGTTCGCCGGCCATCGCGAGCTGCTGTTCTCCATCGTCTACAACATGCTGGGCACGGTCGGCGACACCGAGGACGTGCTCCAGGAGACCTGGCTGGCGTGGTCGGCCAAGGACCTGGAGACGATCGAGAACCACCGCGCCTACCTGGTGCGCATCGCGGTCAACCAGGCCCTGGCCCACCAGAGCGCGCTGCGCAGGCGCAAGGAGACCTACCTGGGCCCGTGGCTGCCCGAGCCGCTGGCCACAGACGCGGCCGATCCCGCCGTACGGGCGGAGTCGGTGTCGATCGCCATGCTGGTGGTCCTGGAGACGCTCACCCCGCTGGAGCGGGCGGTGTTCGTGCTGCACGAGGTGTTCGCCTACCGGCACACCGAGATCGCCGGGATGATCGACCGCAGCCCGGCCGCGGTCCGCCAGATCGCGCACCGGGCCCGCGAGCACGTGCAGGCGCGGCGGCCCAGGGCCAGGATCGACCGGCGGACGCACCAGGCGGTCACCGAGCGGTTCGTGGAGGCGGCGTTCGGCGGCGACCTGGGCGCGCTGATGGAGCTGCTCGCGCCGGACGTCACGCTGTGGCCCGACGGCGGCGGCAAGTCGGCGGTGGGCGGGCCGCGCCCGATCCGCGGCCGGGACAAGGTGGCGCGCACGATCGTCGCGGGCACCCGCCACAACCAGGACGTCGAGCTGCGCTACCAGCAGGTCAACGGCGACCCGTCCGTGGTGCTGCTGTCGGAGGAGGGGCCGTTCGCCGTGATGGTGCTGGACCTGACCGCCGACGGCGAGCAGGTACGGGACGTCTACGTCCTGAGCAACCCCGACAAGCTCGCCAGCATCCCCGAGTGA
- a CDS encoding SDR family oxidoreductase, whose protein sequence is MILVVGATAHFGRQTVEALAAEGHRVRALSRTPERAGLPAGVEVVRGDLTQEETLAPALSGVRALFLVLPYGMEAAPLLRAARRAGVGRIVFLSSGAVIDGADRQPDVIAAYHHGVEQAVKATGAEWTILRLFFPAVNSLSYAMQLGGSDVVRGAYAGATSAPVHEGDVAAVAARVLTGDGHAGRVYELTGPQSMTQAEQVRVLGTVLGRPLSFEELDAGPVRAQLGQFMDPAFVNALFDLMEATVGKPAPVNSVVEDLTGRPARTYAQWVADHRADFS, encoded by the coding sequence ATGATCCTGGTAGTCGGGGCCACGGCCCACTTCGGTCGGCAGACCGTCGAAGCGCTCGCCGCCGAGGGGCACCGGGTCAGGGCGCTGAGCCGCACCCCGGAGAGGGCAGGGCTGCCCGCCGGGGTCGAGGTCGTGCGGGGCGACCTGACGCAGGAGGAGACGCTCGCGCCGGCGCTGAGCGGGGTGCGCGCCCTCTTCCTCGTCCTGCCGTACGGCATGGAGGCGGCGCCGCTGCTGCGTGCCGCGCGGCGGGCCGGAGTCGGCCGGATCGTGTTCCTGTCCTCCGGGGCCGTGATCGACGGGGCCGACCGGCAGCCCGACGTGATCGCCGCCTACCACCACGGCGTCGAGCAGGCCGTCAAGGCCACCGGGGCCGAGTGGACGATCCTGCGGCTGTTCTTCCCGGCCGTCAACTCGCTGTCGTACGCCATGCAGCTCGGCGGCTCCGACGTCGTGCGCGGCGCGTACGCCGGCGCCACCAGCGCGCCCGTCCACGAGGGCGACGTCGCCGCGGTGGCGGCCCGGGTGCTGACCGGCGACGGGCACGCGGGCCGGGTGTACGAGCTGACGGGGCCCCAGTCCATGACCCAGGCCGAGCAGGTGCGCGTGCTCGGCACGGTGCTCGGCCGACCGCTGAGCTTCGAGGAGCTCGACGCCGGGCCGGTCAGGGCGCAGCTCGGCCAGTTCATGGACCCGGCGTTCGTCAACGCGCTGTTCGACCTGATGGAGGCGACGGTGGGCAAGCCGGCGCCGGTCAACTCCGTCGTCGAGGACCTCACCGGCCGCCCCGCCCGCACCTACGCCCAGTGGGTCGCCGACCACCGCGCCGACTTCAGCTGA
- a CDS encoding TetR/AcrR family transcriptional regulator yields the protein MARAGLTAERLVRAGAELADEIGFDQVTVSAVARRFDVKVASLYSHVKSSHDLKTRIALLALEEMADRAAEALAGRAGKDALTALAGVYRDYAREHPGRYAAAQLRLDPETAAAGAGVRHAQLTRAILRGYDLAEPDQTHAVRLLGSVFHGYVSLELGGGFDHSAPDTQQTWSRTMDALDALLRNWPPAATEDL from the coding sequence ATGGCACGGGCAGGGCTGACCGCGGAGCGTCTGGTGCGGGCGGGCGCGGAGCTGGCCGACGAGATCGGGTTCGACCAGGTGACCGTCTCGGCCGTGGCCAGGCGGTTCGACGTCAAGGTGGCGAGCCTGTACTCGCACGTGAAGAGCTCCCACGACCTCAAGACGAGGATCGCGCTGCTCGCCTTGGAGGAGATGGCCGACCGGGCGGCCGAGGCGCTGGCCGGGCGGGCGGGCAAGGACGCGCTGACCGCCCTCGCCGGCGTCTACCGCGACTACGCCCGCGAGCACCCTGGCCGCTACGCCGCCGCCCAGCTCAGGCTCGACCCGGAGACGGCGGCCGCCGGCGCGGGCGTGCGGCACGCGCAGCTGACACGGGCCATCCTGCGCGGCTACGACCTGGCCGAGCCCGACCAGACGCACGCCGTACGACTGCTGGGCAGCGTCTTCCACGGCTACGTCAGCCTGGAGCTGGGCGGCGGGTTCGACCACAGCGCGCCCGACACCCAGCAGACCTGGTCCCGCACCATGGACGCCCTCGACGCCCTCCTGCGCAACTGGCCCCCCGCGGCCACCGAAGACCTGTAG
- a CDS encoding GDSL-type esterase/lipase family protein, which yields MLITTPITETLVRGAADLERTEHGLLPHRLPARARAQCADGQLAVAESQPSGVRLAFRTTATTVELDALPTKRVYLGAPPRPDGVYDLLVDGRLTGQASLPDGDTVTVDLATGSAEHRPGPVGTVRFTGLPAREKDVELWLPHNETTELVALRTDAAIEPLPGRGRRVWLHHGSSISHGSDAASPSTTWPALAASLAGLELINLGMGGSALLDPFTARAMRDTPADLISVKIGINLVNADLMRLRAFGPAVHGFLDTIREGHPTAPLLVVSPLYCPIHEDTPGPGAFDFAALSTGRLRFRATGDPAERAAGKLTLGVIREELARIVEQRRAGDPHLRYLDGRDLYGEADHAELPLPDELHPDAATHRLIGERFAKLSGC from the coding sequence ATGCTCATCACCACCCCCATCACCGAGACCCTCGTCCGCGGCGCCGCCGACCTGGAGCGCACCGAGCACGGCCTGCTGCCGCACCGGCTGCCCGCGCGGGCCCGCGCGCAGTGCGCCGACGGCCAGCTCGCCGTGGCCGAGTCGCAGCCCTCCGGCGTGCGGCTGGCCTTCCGCACCACGGCCACCACCGTCGAGCTGGACGCGCTGCCCACCAAGCGCGTCTACCTGGGCGCGCCGCCCCGCCCCGACGGCGTGTACGACCTGCTCGTCGACGGCCGCCTGACCGGCCAGGCGAGCTTGCCCGACGGCGATACGGTGACCGTCGACCTCGCCACCGGCTCCGCCGAGCACCGGCCCGGCCCGGTCGGCACCGTCCGCTTCACCGGGCTGCCCGCGCGGGAGAAGGACGTCGAGCTGTGGCTGCCGCACAACGAGACCACCGAGCTGGTCGCGCTGCGTACCGACGCCGCGATCGAGCCGCTGCCCGGCCGCGGGCGCAGGGTGTGGCTGCACCACGGCAGCTCGATCAGCCACGGCTCCGACGCGGCGAGCCCCAGCACCACGTGGCCGGCCCTGGCCGCCTCCCTGGCCGGGCTGGAGCTGATCAACCTCGGGATGGGCGGGAGCGCGCTGCTCGACCCGTTCACCGCCCGCGCCATGCGGGACACGCCCGCGGACCTGATCAGCGTCAAGATCGGCATCAACCTGGTCAACGCCGACCTGATGCGGCTGCGCGCGTTCGGCCCGGCGGTGCACGGCTTCCTCGACACCATCCGTGAGGGCCATCCGACCGCGCCGCTGCTGGTCGTCTCGCCCCTCTACTGCCCCATCCACGAGGACACCCCGGGGCCCGGCGCGTTCGACTTCGCCGCGCTCAGCACCGGCAGGCTGCGCTTCCGCGCCACCGGCGACCCCGCCGAGCGGGCCGCGGGCAAGCTGACGCTGGGCGTCATCCGGGAGGAGCTGGCCCGCATCGTCGAGCAGCGGCGGGCCGGCGACCCGCACTTGCGCTACCTCGACGGCCGCGACCTCTACGGCGAGGCCGACCACGCCGAGCTGCCGCTGCCCGACGAGCTCCACCCGGACGCCGCCACCCACCGCCTCATCGGCGAGCGCTTCGCCAAGCTGTCCGGCTGCTGA
- a CDS encoding ABC transporter ATP-binding protein, giving the protein MTVLGTREGSGDTPSPRKSSILLVLRYYFGELRRQWRVAAPALTLPALGNVCLYYLAPLAVAALVGHLAGGGDGAVDALLPYVLAFGGLLLAGEVFWRVGLHFLNRTDARGIERLGVVGMDELLVKDAAFFHDNFAGSLTKRVLGFSSRFEDFVDTMTFSIMAKLVPLTFASVVLWSYDPLLVIVLLGLIVVTGFLVAPLIRRRQALVDEREAAKVRVSGHVADVLSNMDTVRAFAAEDREATEHRARIAEQTRLSLRSWDYGNLRVDTVVAPMSVLTSAVGLLLAVALRGGLGVEAIVVTFTYYTNTISIMFEFNQIYRRLESVLTEAAQFTELLLDPPTVVDPPDPQPLRPADASVRFERVRFAYGDGPPLFDRLDLDIPSGTRIGLVGQSGGGKSTLTRLLLRLMDIDGGRILIGGQDIARLRQADLRSLIAYVPQEPAMFHRSIRDNIAFARPDATDAEILQAARAAHVTEFAESLPDGFDTLVGERGVKLSGGQRQRLALARAILRDAPILLLDEATSALDSESELLVQEALWRLMQGRTALVVAHRLSTVVRMDRLVVLNKGRIVEQGTHGELLQAQGPYARLWRHQSGGFLIDDDVTDEGEPEGEALAGAREGRLD; this is encoded by the coding sequence ATGACTGTGCTCGGGACACGCGAAGGCTCCGGAGACACTCCGTCCCCGCGTAAATCCTCGATCCTGCTGGTCCTGCGCTACTACTTCGGCGAGCTCAGGCGCCAGTGGCGGGTCGCCGCGCCGGCCCTGACGCTGCCGGCCCTGGGCAACGTCTGCCTGTACTACCTGGCGCCGCTGGCGGTGGCCGCACTCGTCGGGCACCTGGCCGGCGGCGGTGACGGCGCCGTGGACGCGCTGCTGCCGTACGTGCTCGCCTTCGGCGGCCTGCTGCTGGCGGGCGAGGTGTTCTGGCGGGTGGGCCTGCACTTCCTCAACCGGACGGACGCGCGCGGCATCGAGCGGCTCGGCGTCGTCGGCATGGACGAGCTGCTCGTCAAGGACGCCGCGTTCTTCCACGACAACTTCGCCGGCTCGCTGACCAAGCGGGTGCTGGGCTTCTCCAGCAGGTTCGAGGACTTCGTCGACACGATGACGTTCTCCATCATGGCCAAGCTGGTGCCGCTGACCTTCGCCTCGGTGGTGCTGTGGAGTTACGACCCGCTGCTGGTCATCGTGCTGCTGGGGCTCATCGTCGTCACCGGCTTCCTCGTCGCCCCGCTCATCCGCCGCCGCCAGGCGCTGGTGGACGAGCGCGAGGCGGCCAAGGTGCGGGTGTCGGGTCACGTGGCCGACGTGCTGTCCAACATGGACACCGTACGCGCGTTCGCCGCCGAGGACCGCGAGGCCACCGAGCACCGCGCCAGGATCGCCGAGCAGACCAGGCTGTCGCTGCGCTCGTGGGACTACGGCAACCTGCGCGTCGACACCGTCGTCGCGCCGATGTCGGTGCTGACCAGCGCCGTGGGCCTGCTCCTGGCCGTGGCGCTGCGCGGCGGGCTGGGGGTGGAGGCCATCGTGGTGACCTTCACCTACTACACGAACACGATCAGCATCATGTTCGAGTTCAACCAGATCTACCGGCGCCTGGAGAGCGTGCTCACGGAGGCCGCGCAGTTCACCGAGCTGCTGCTCGACCCGCCGACCGTGGTGGACCCGCCCGACCCGCAGCCGCTGCGGCCCGCCGACGCGAGCGTGCGCTTCGAGCGGGTGCGCTTCGCCTACGGCGACGGGCCGCCCCTGTTCGACCGCCTCGATCTCGACATCCCCAGCGGCACCAGGATCGGGCTGGTCGGCCAGTCCGGCGGCGGCAAGAGCACGCTCACCCGGCTGCTGCTGCGGCTGATGGACATCGACGGCGGCCGCATCCTCATCGGCGGCCAGGACATCGCCCGGCTGCGCCAGGCCGACCTGCGCAGCCTCATCGCGTACGTGCCGCAGGAGCCGGCCATGTTCCACCGGTCGATCCGCGACAACATCGCCTTCGCCCGGCCGGACGCCACCGACGCCGAGATCCTCCAGGCGGCGCGGGCGGCGCACGTCACGGAGTTCGCCGAGTCGCTGCCCGACGGGTTCGACACGCTGGTGGGGGAGCGCGGCGTCAAGCTCTCCGGCGGCCAGCGGCAACGCCTGGCCCTGGCTCGCGCCATCCTGCGGGACGCGCCGATCCTGCTGCTGGACGAGGCCACGAGCGCTCTCGACTCCGAAAGCGAGCTGCTCGTCCAGGAGGCCCTGTGGCGGCTGATGCAGGGGCGCACCGCGCTCGTGGTCGCCCACCGGCTGAGCACGGTCGTCCGGATGGACCGGCTCGTCGTGCTCAACAAGGGCCGCATCGTCGAGCAGGGCACCCACGGCGAGCTGCTCCAGGCGCAGGGCCCGTACGCCAGGCTCTGGCGGCACCAGTCGGGCGGCTTCCTCATCGACGACGACGTCACCGACGAGGGCGAGCCGGAGGGGGAGGCGCTGGCCGGCGCCCGCGAGGGCAGGCTCGACTGA
- a CDS encoding glycosyl hydrolase family 95 catalytic domain-containing protein produces MTLAAGLSAPAGATAAIAETPDDLSLWYDQPATDWETQALPIGNGPLGAMVFGGVATEQLQFNEKTLWTGGPGAAGYDHGNWRTPRPGAIAEVQQRIDRDGRMTPNDVAAKLGQPKTGFGAYQTFGDLFLDFGHTAPTGYRRELSLREAVARVGYTADGVRHSREYFASNPGNVIVGRVSADQGGKVSFTLRHTSPRGDKTVTASGGRLTIRGALRDNGMKFEAQVQVLTEGGTRTDAGDRITVSGADSAVFVLSAGTDYAGTYPAYRGEDPHAKVTAAVDAAAAKGYEQLRQAHVADYRKLFDRVRLDLGGSTPAVPTDQLRRNYTGGVSADDRALEALFFAYGRYLLISSSRENDLLPANLQGVWNNVTNPPWSADYHVNINLQMNYWLAEQTNLHETTTPYDRYITALVAPGRKTAQDLYGARGWVVNNETNPFGFTGVHDYASSFWFPEAAAWTTQHLYDTYRFTGDEAYLRETAYPVLKGAAEFWLDFLHTDPRDGKLVVSPSYSPEHGDFSAGAAMSQQIVREVFTNALAAARKLKTDAGFQDEVSAALAELDPGLRVGSWGQLQEWKSDWDSRTDTHRHVSHLYALHPGNQILPGTPEAEAAKVSLTARGDGGTGWSKAWKINFWARLLDGDHAHKMLAEQLKASTLDNLWDTHPPFQIDGNFGATSGVAEMLLQSQHDVVHVLPALPSTWRDGSVQGLRARGDVTVDAAWKDGAPDTITVRPGRTGPIKVRSSFIAGRYRVHDEQGHEVGPRRDGDTLSWNARAGKTYTIQNEAAVTLQAPATATPGTPFEARVTVAATRRRSVPAADVTLTVPQGWTAAPATRHLAGVAPGRSRTATFTVTPGPADGSRRAVLSASVAGDSWRGAASAVLALEPCAPAPAGSVLVAWDPKEGATVADSSGNGRDATVAGGTAAYDPAAPSGSGLVLDGSTYLTTANTTLGVVREATFAAEVKVQGSGYRRLFDSQPSGDPGTDGVLIDVTPSHQVRFIGAGANVTLNATLPTGRWLDLVVTLDRTGTLALYVDGTRVATGQVGADGITGCAARPLRFGADQGGGQRMTGGVDRAAILSRTLTAEEVRTWRELAF; encoded by the coding sequence TTGACGCTTGCCGCCGGCCTGTCCGCACCCGCCGGTGCGACCGCCGCCATCGCTGAGACACCCGATGACTTATCCCTCTGGTACGACCAGCCCGCCACCGACTGGGAGACCCAGGCCCTGCCCATCGGCAACGGCCCCCTGGGCGCCATGGTCTTCGGCGGCGTGGCGACCGAGCAGCTCCAGTTCAACGAGAAGACGTTGTGGACCGGCGGCCCCGGCGCCGCCGGGTACGACCACGGCAACTGGCGGACCCCGCGGCCCGGCGCCATCGCCGAGGTCCAGCAGCGGATCGACCGCGACGGCCGGATGACGCCGAACGACGTGGCCGCCAAGCTGGGCCAGCCCAAGACGGGGTTCGGGGCGTATCAGACCTTCGGCGACCTGTTCCTCGACTTCGGCCACACGGCGCCCACCGGCTACCGGCGCGAGCTGAGCCTGCGCGAGGCCGTGGCCCGCGTCGGGTACACCGCGGACGGCGTGCGCCACTCCCGCGAGTACTTCGCCAGCAACCCCGGCAACGTGATCGTCGGCAGGGTCTCCGCCGACCAGGGCGGCAAGGTGTCGTTCACCCTGCGGCACACCTCGCCGCGCGGCGACAAGACCGTCACGGCCTCCGGCGGCAGGCTCACCATCCGCGGTGCCCTGCGCGACAACGGCATGAAGTTCGAGGCCCAGGTGCAGGTCCTCACCGAGGGCGGCACGCGGACGGACGCAGGCGACAGGATCACCGTCTCCGGAGCCGACAGCGCGGTCTTCGTGCTGTCGGCCGGCACCGACTACGCCGGCACCTACCCCGCCTACCGGGGCGAGGACCCGCACGCCAAGGTCACCGCCGCCGTGGACGCCGCCGCGGCCAAGGGCTACGAGCAGCTCAGGCAGGCGCACGTCGCCGACTACCGCAAGCTGTTCGACCGGGTGCGGCTCGACCTCGGCGGCAGCACGCCCGCCGTGCCCACCGACCAGCTGCGCAGGAACTACACCGGCGGCGTCTCGGCCGACGACAGGGCGCTGGAGGCGCTGTTCTTCGCCTACGGCCGCTACCTGCTCATCTCCTCCTCCCGGGAGAACGACCTGCTCCCGGCGAACCTGCAAGGCGTGTGGAACAACGTCACCAACCCGCCCTGGTCGGCCGACTACCACGTCAACATCAACCTGCAGATGAACTACTGGCTCGCCGAGCAGACCAACCTGCACGAGACGACCACGCCGTACGACCGCTACATCACCGCGCTGGTGGCCCCGGGCCGCAAGACCGCCCAGGACCTGTACGGCGCCCGCGGCTGGGTGGTCAACAACGAGACCAACCCGTTCGGCTTCACCGGCGTGCACGACTACGCCAGCTCCTTCTGGTTCCCCGAGGCGGCGGCCTGGACCACCCAGCACCTGTACGACACCTACCGCTTCACGGGTGACGAGGCCTACCTGCGCGAGACCGCGTACCCGGTGCTCAAGGGCGCGGCCGAGTTCTGGCTCGACTTCCTGCACACCGACCCGCGCGACGGCAAGCTCGTCGTCTCGCCGAGCTACTCGCCCGAGCACGGCGACTTCTCGGCGGGCGCGGCGATGTCGCAGCAGATCGTCCGCGAGGTGTTCACCAACGCCCTGGCGGCGGCGAGGAAGCTGAAGACGGACGCGGGTTTCCAGGACGAGGTGAGCGCGGCCCTGGCCGAGCTCGACCCCGGCCTGCGCGTCGGCTCCTGGGGCCAGCTCCAGGAGTGGAAGAGCGACTGGGACTCCAGGACCGACACCCACCGGCACGTCTCCCACCTGTACGCCCTGCACCCCGGCAACCAGATCCTGCCCGGAACCCCGGAGGCCGAGGCGGCGAAGGTGTCGCTGACGGCGCGCGGCGACGGCGGCACCGGCTGGTCCAAGGCGTGGAAGATCAACTTCTGGGCGCGGCTGCTGGACGGCGACCACGCGCACAAGATGCTGGCCGAGCAGCTCAAGGCGTCCACGCTGGACAACCTGTGGGACACCCACCCGCCGTTCCAGATCGACGGCAACTTCGGCGCCACCTCCGGCGTCGCCGAGATGCTGCTGCAGAGCCAGCACGACGTGGTGCACGTGCTGCCCGCGTTGCCCAGCACCTGGCGCGACGGCTCCGTCCAGGGCCTGCGCGCCCGCGGCGACGTCACCGTGGACGCCGCCTGGAAGGACGGCGCCCCCGACACGATCACCGTCCGGCCGGGCAGGACCGGGCCGATCAAGGTCAGGTCGTCGTTCATCGCCGGCCGTTACCGCGTCCACGACGAGCAGGGGCACGAGGTGGGGCCGCGCCGCGACGGCGACACGCTGAGCTGGAACGCCCGCGCGGGCAAGACGTACACGATCCAGAACGAGGCCGCCGTCACCCTGCAGGCGCCCGCCACCGCCACCCCTGGCACGCCGTTCGAGGCGCGGGTCACCGTCGCGGCCACCCGCCGCAGGTCGGTGCCCGCCGCCGACGTGACGCTCACCGTGCCGCAGGGCTGGACCGCCGCGCCGGCGACCCGGCACCTGGCGGGCGTGGCGCCCGGCCGGTCGCGTACCGCCACCTTCACCGTCACGCCGGGGCCGGCCGACGGCTCGCGGCGGGCGGTGCTGTCCGCCTCGGTCGCCGGCGACTCGTGGCGGGGCGCGGCCTCCGCCGTGCTCGCATTGGAGCCGTGCGCGCCCGCCCCGGCCGGCTCCGTCCTGGTCGCCTGGGACCCGAAGGAGGGCGCAACGGTCGCCGACAGCTCCGGCAACGGCCGTGACGCCACCGTCGCGGGCGGCACCGCCGCCTACGACCCCGCCGCCCCGTCGGGCAGCGGGCTGGTGCTCGACGGCAGCACGTACCTGACCACCGCGAACACCACGCTCGGCGTGGTGCGTGAGGCCACGTTCGCCGCCGAGGTGAAGGTCCAGGGCAGCGGCTACCGCAGGCTGTTCGACTCCCAGCCGTCCGGCGACCCGGGCACCGACGGCGTGCTCATCGACGTCACCCCGTCGCACCAGGTGCGCTTCATCGGCGCCGGCGCGAACGTCACCCTCAACGCCACCCTGCCCACCGGCCGCTGGCTGGACCTCGTGGTCACCCTCGACCGCACCGGCACGCTCGCCCTCTACGTGGACGGCACGCGCGTGGCCACCGGCCAGGTCGGCGCCGACGGCATCACCGGCTGCGCCGCCCGGCCGCTGCGCTTCGGCGCCGACCAGGGCGGCGGCCAGCGCATGACCGGAGGCGTGGATCGCGCCGCCATCCTGTCCAGGACGCTGACCGCCGAGGAGGTGCGGACCTGGCGGGAGCTGGCCTTCTGA